TGCGGCCTTGGCACCGTAGACACTAAGGAAACTGGGTGGTCGCGTGGGCATACGACGGTGAATCGATCAGCGCGCTGAGTAGGTCGGCGAATGGCCGAAGGGGATGCCCACGCAAATGGGGCGCGACCTCTGCGACCGCCTCTCGAACTTCGTCGTCGTCATCATTCATCAGGGACATCAGACTGGACGTAGCCAACTCGACGTTCGATGTGCGGTCGATACGCGCTGCACAAACCTCGGCCACGCCCTTACGGACCATCGCGTCCGCCGAGAGTGCTTGAGGCATCAGCTCTGAGCGACCCCATTCCAGCGCAGCGAATGCACCTAGCGCGCCGCCGGCCACGCGGGCTTCATCCTGTTCCGAGCGCAGCATGCGCTGAATGACTGGATCGATGACCTCTGGGTTGACGTTCCCGATGTAGAGCATCAGCTCTTCGACCAAGTCGCTCGCCAGGAACCGATCATCGGCGTCTCTCAACCGCTTGAAGGCGACGAGGGCGTCGGGGCGAGCGTGGCGCAACGCGGGTGCCAAGGTGTGTGCGACGCCCGGCGCAGCTCCGCCACGAGCGCGCCGTACCCGTCGGAGGCGATCGCTTCCTGGGCTTGGGCCTGGGTCATGCGGCCGACACCGGTGAGGGCACCGAGAACGAGCGCCCGCCACCGATCGCGTTCGGCGGTGGTGGCGATGAGGTCGTACTCGGCTGCGAGCTGGGCGATACCTGTCCACCTCTCGTGCTCGGCGGTGATGGTCTGGTGTGCGGATATCTCGAGCCCGGAGTGCTTGAGCACCCCGTAGAGCACTGTCCTTGCCGTGACGTCCGCCGGCTGAGGGGTGGCGTGGGAGTCGTCGGGCTTGTCGAGCGCGACGTAGGCGATGTTGGCGTCCCGGCCGCGGGTCATAGACACGTACAGGTCTCGCGGGTGGTGGTTCCGGAGACGACGACGTGTGCGGTGTCGACGGTGAGTCCCTGGACGCGGTGGGCGGTGACCACGTAGCCGAGGTCGACGTGCCCGCGACGTAGTCGGCGGGCAGCACGACGCTGGCTCCGAGGCGGCGGCCGGCGCGGCGCACCTAAATGGACCCGTCGCGCCGGACGTCGATGACCGTCCAGCGGTCGCCGTTGCGGACCCAGCCGGTGCGGCCGGTGCGCAGCTTGCGGTCGTTGCGGCGGGTGATGACGAGGTCTCCGGTGCTGGCGCGGGCCGTGTCCATGAGGGCGACGTCCCGGCCGGGCGAGGTCTCGTGGTCACGGAGGCGTTCGGCGCGGGCGCGCTCGTTGAGCTGGCGCACGGACTCGGCGGAGTCGGTGACAAGGATGCTGGTGCGCCCGGCGGTCAGGTCGCGCGCCAGGCCTGGTAGGCGGCGTCGATCATCTGGGCGGTGGTGCCCTCGCGCAGCCGGTCGTGGGTGGCGTAGGTGCCGATGACGTCGACCTCGCCTCGGCGCAGCGCCAGCGAGGCGCGCTTCTCCCAGTCGTGGGTGAAGCGGTGTGCACCTCGCTGAGTTCGGGGACGTCGTCGCCGCGCGCGTGGACCAGAAGCGCGAAGGCGCCGCCGGCGTCGACGGACTGCAGCCGGGCCCAGTCCCCGACGAGCAGCACCTTCGCCCCGGCGGCGTGGGCCAGGGCGGTGAGACGGTCCAAGGCACGGGTACCGGCGAGGGTGGCCTCGTCGACGATGAGGAGCTGCCCGGGCCGGAACGCGGCGCGGCCGCGGGCGTGCTCGTAGAGCCACTTAGCCGTGTTGTCGCACCCGATGCCCAGATCTTCGGCCAGCACCGCGGCTGCGGCGGCGGACGGTGCGAGTCCACGACCGAGCCGGCGCCGTGCCGGGCCGTCCATGCCGTCTGGAGGACGTGCATCGCGGTGGTTTGTCAGCCCCCGCCGGGCCGACGATGACGTCCACCCGGCGCCCGGACGTCGCGACGGCCTCGAGCACCCCGGCCTGCTGGGTGGTGAGCGTGTCGCCGTCGTGTCGGACTGCGGCGGCCTGCGCGACCACGGTGGCGGGCACGCGCGGTGCGGTGCGGTTCCGCTGCGTGTTCGAGCAGCCGGCCTTCGGCGGCCAGCAGGTCCTCGGAGGTGAAGTACGCCCCGTGCCGGGGACGGAACATGCTGGTCCCGTCGCCACGCTGCCACAGCGCCGGCGTGGGTGCGATCTCCCGTGGGGTCAGCTGCACGGACTGGCCGGCTGCGGCATCGGTGATCATTGCGACCTTGGCCTCGCGGTCCTCGATCGTGGCGAACCGCCAGCCCATCGTCTGTCGGGCGGCTTCGGCCCATAGGTTCCAGTGCCGCCAGGTCGAACGCCTCTCACCGACCGCGGCGACCACCCGGGCGCCGGGCGCCGCAATCACCTCAATCGGAACCTGATCGGCGGTGTACGCCCCTGCCTGGGAGGAGACGGTCAGGTGACGTGCCCAACCGATCGGGTCGGTGCCGATGCTCTGCTGAGCGCGCCGACGCCAGGCTTCGGGCAGGTCGGCCAGCGGGGCGGATGGTCTTATCCGGACGGGTCGCGAGCGTTGCCTGGGCGCGCAGCCGCACGACCGTCGCCGCCGAGGGTGCATGCCGGTGGTTGCGGGCATACTCGGCGATCAGGCGGTCCTTGGCGATCTCGATGTCGCGGGACCGGCTGGAGAACTCGGCGATCAGCGCGTCGGGGACGCCGGCTATCTCCCACGCCGGGTTGCGGTCCTTACCGCGGGCACGCTGCTCCCACCGGATCCCGAACGTCCCGGTGAGGCGGTCGGCAAGGACGGCGTTGTAGTACTCCGACAGCGCCACGGTGGAGTGGTGGATCGCCCGCGAGTCCAGCGTGCGCCACTCGCCGTCGGCCGCGGTACGGGCCTTATTCGCGACCACCAGGTGGGTGTGCAGTTGCGGGTCGCTGGCGCGCGAGTCCCAGTGGTCGTAGGCCACCGCCGCGACGCCAAACACGTCGACCTGCGCGATGCCCCCGGAACCGACGCGGGTGGCAGCGACCTCGCGCTCGAAGAAGTCCAGCACCTGGGCGACGGCCGCTGGTGGGCCTCGACGATCAGCTCTTGGGTGCGGGCATCGGCCACGCCCCACAGCACCGAGACGGACTTCGGCACGGAGAAGGTCAGGTCGAACCCGGCAACCGAGGTCCGCGGTCCCGCTCGCTCTCCTCGGCCTTGATCCGGGCGACCTCGGCGTCGTACTCCGCGGCGGGGAGCGTGCGGTCGATTCCTGCGACGCGGGCGGCGATGCGCTCCGCCACGCTCGCGGACCGCTGATACGGGCGCCCAAGGCGGGCCCCGGTCAGCGGGTCACACCCCCGGCCAAGCAGCGCCTGCAGCTGCTCCGGGGTAACGGTCATCCACGCTTCCAGCTCGCCGTCGCCGAACTGGGAAACACCGGAGCTCATCCAGGTTCCCGGTGGCGTGCCGGCCTCGGTGTAGTACCGCGTCAGCGCCGAGGTCTGCGACGCCCGGCCGTCGCCGGTCACGACCGAGCGCAGCAAGTACGCATAGCCGTCCCCGGCCGACATCACCCGCATCGACACTGTCACGAGCACACCTCCATGACGAAGGTGCGCTCGCTCGACCAGCCTCAGTGCCAGACGTGTGGCCAGCCTCGAAACGGCAACGAGGACCGCCGCGGTGAAAGGGCAAACGACGGCGACAGCGACCACCTCGACGAGACCGAGCGACGGCGACAGCACCCGCCGCGACGCACCGAACGATGACGAACCGGAGCCCTGGCTGACGTTGCCTGTGAAGGAACGTGGAGCACGACCGACCAGGTCGCCGGTGTATCCGGCGGGATGAGCTGGTCGCAGACCGGGCAACGGTGGGACTACTCCGAGTCCCACCTGCCGCCGAGAACTAACCGCCGTCGGGCCCGGTCCTCCGAGCGGGTCATCCCCGCAGGCGGTCCGGGGCCAGCGGCACGTGGCCGGCCTCGTAGAGGCTGCGGCGCGAGCGGCGGGAGGAGGGCACCGGACCATTCTCGTCCAGCATCACAGGGGCGTCGTCGCCTGCCGGGGATCGGTAAAGTCCCCTTGCTACCCGGTCGGAGACGCCCATCGCGTTGCGCGTAGTTCCGTGAGAAACATTCGCACCCCCGGCGAAGGCGTCGGCCCCTGCCAGACGGCAGCCGCCTCGAGCGGCGGGACCCGCTGGAGCGTGGGCGCCACGTGCACGCCGTCGCCGGCGGTCGACGCCGCCTGCCAGGGCAGCAGCGTGACGAACGAGGCGGCCGACACGAGCGTCAGTGCCGCGGTGGCGGAGGTGCGTTGCCAAGCGGGCGAGATCCCCGCCCCCTCCCATGCTTGATACACCAGCAGGTCGAGACCGCCGAAGGAGGACTGCGCCGCGGCCACCACCCATCGATCCCCGCCGAGCTCTCGCAGGTCCACCACGCCGCCACGCGCCGCCGGATGGTCCCGGGGAAGGACGGCCGCCAGCGGCTCTTGGTGGATGCGCGCGACCTGGAGCCCGGCCGCGGCGGTCGTGCGCAGCTCGTCGGTCGACGCGCAGTACACGATGCCGACGGACGCCCTGCCGTGCCGCACCCGTTCGATGACGTCGTCCGCCTGTGCGTCCTCCACCTCGATGTCAACCCCCGGGAACCGGTGCGCGAACGCCGTCAGAACCTCGGGCAGGAGCTTCCACGTCGCTGCCGCCACGGTGGCGATCGTCAGGCGGCCGGACCGTCCAGACCCCAGCTCCCTGGCACCGCCTACGGCGTCGTCCAGCTCGCTCAGCAGGCGACGCGCCTCACGCGCGAGATGCGATCCCGCGTCCGTCGGTTCGATCCCCCGGGCGTGGCGCAGGAGCAGCGGTACGCCAACCTCCTTCTCGAGCTGGGCCACGGCGGTGGACAGCGGCGGCTGCGTCATGAGCAGCCGCTGTGCCGCGCGGGTGAACGAGCGCTCCTCCACCACGGTGACGAAGTAGCGCAGGTGCCGAAGTTCCATGCTCGAACTATACGTGCCACATATAGGTACAGGGCCATATTGGGATTGGACACACTTCCACGCCCGCACGCACACTATTTGCAAGGGCCGGGGCGACAATTTCTCCGGCCGACGACAGCGGGAACAACTTCGCCTTTGGCGTGCGAATTTCCTATCTGAACACGGCGACCGAGAAACGGTTGTCCAGTTTGGCCGAAATTCCGCGCATTGCTTTTCAGAAGGTGTGACTCGATGAGTGGAACAGGTAATGACGACTGACAATCTTGGCGACGTCTCCGTCACGTGGTGGGGCGCTTCCGCCGTCGCGATCGAGTTCGACTCGTATCGGGCGATCATCGACCCGGTCCTCGTCCCCGACGCCGGGGACTGTTTCGACTACGTGCTGGTCACCCGTGAGGACCACGACCACTGCCACGAACCCACGCTCCGGCGGATCGTTGCGGGCGACCGCTTCACGCGGATGCTTGCGGCGAGCGGGTGCGCCCAGGCGTCGCGCCTGGACGTGCCGTCCCTGGGGGACGGCGACCTGGGCTTCGTCGAGCCCGCGGCGCTGACACTCATGCACCCCAAGTACACCCGGCGCGGCGGCGCGGCGGCGTCCGGGGCGGTCGTCGAGGTGTCGTTGCCGGGATTCCGGGTGGAGGCGACGGAGAGCAACGAGCACGACTCGCTGACCCTCCTCGGCTCCCGCGCCTGGGGCAAGCGCTACCTGCCCGCCGACGGGACGCCCTGGCCGGCCGGCCGTGGGCCGCTCGCGCCCTTCGGCGCGCTGCCGCCGCTCGGGTTCGTGGTCACGGCGGAGAACGGCTTCAGCGTCTGGCACCCGGGGGACCTGCAGATCGGGTACGACGCGCTCTACCGTCTGGCAGGCCGCGTCGACCTCATGCTGTGGCCCCTGAACCCGATGCTCGGGGCCGAGCTGCCGGTGATGGAGATCGTCCGCCCTCGCATGGTCCTGCCGATCCACTACCGGCCCGCATCGCAGTCACCGCCCGCGGTGGCCGAGGGCTTGCGGTTCACCGACCCGTTCTCGGGCCGGCCCCACGACGGCGCCGGCATGGCCGCGTACCGCGAGGAGATCAGATCGCTCATCGCCCACGGGTGGTCCGCCAGCCCCCGTGACGCCGAGCAGCGGATCGACGACCTCCGGCCGGCGATCCACGACCTCGGTGCCGAGCTGCTCACGCCACTGCCCGGTGAGCCGGTCCGCCTCCAGACCCGCACGATCGAGCCCGCGATGGGAGCTGCACGATGAGCACCGACTCGGTGACCTGGCACGGCGCCTCCGGCGTCGAGATCGACGTCAACGGCAAGCGGGTCATGGTGGATCCGTACATGCTTCCGGCAAACGTCCGAGCCCCGCACTACATCTGCGTCACGCACAACGACCACGACCACTTCGACGAGCCGACGATCATGGGGCTCACCGAGCAGCCTGGTTTCGAGCGCCTGATCCTCACCCGGAGCTGCGTGGAGATCGACCGGCTCGACTCCCCTGCGCCCGGTCTCTCGCGGAATCTCTCCTTCGTCCGGGACGACCAGGTCACGGTCATGTACCCCAAGTACGTCCGGACCCCGGGCGACCGGCACACCGGCCCCACCGAGCTCGAGCTCGACGAGTTCCGCATCGAGGGCATCGACAGCAGCGAGCGGCCCGAGCACTACCGCCTGGACCCGTTGTCACCGCCGCGTTGGCCGGAGATCGCCGGGCCCTACGTCGGTCACGCCGAGTTCCCCAACCTCGGGTACCTCATCACGGCGAGGTCCGTCGGCCTGACCTTCTACCACCCGGGCGACCTGCACGAGCTGTTCAACGCCCACCGGGACCTGCGCGGCACGGTCGACGTGCTGTTCTTCCCGGTACCGAAGTTCACCGGCATGGAGATCGCCGTGGTCGACATGCTCCGGCCTCGGGTGGTCATCCCGATCCACCACCGCCCGGACGAGCCGGACTTCCCCATCCCGCTCGAGGTGCCAGAAGGGTTCGACCCGTTCCCGTCCGACTTCGAGGAGTTCCGCGACGCCAAGCAGGTCATCATGCACGGCCACTGGTACGGCGGCGACGACCGGCCGCTCGAGCGCATGGAAGAGCTACGGCCTCGCTTCGAGGCGCTCGGGGCGTCGATCGAGATTCTGCGCGCCGGCAAGCCACGCCCGATCGCGAGCATCGGAGCCCTCCATGCCAGCTGAGCAGCTGACGTCCGTGCCGGCCGACCTGGCGCCGTCAGACGGTGTGACAGCGCCGGTCGGGTTTGCCCTCGTCGGGGCAGGGACGATCGCGCGGGTCACCGCGGACGCGATCTCCCGGCTCGACGGAGCCGAGCTGCGACTGGTTGTCGACCGCAGCGCCGCCTCCGCCGCGGCGCTCGCGGACGAGTACGGCGCGCAGTGGAGCGATGACGTGCCCGGCTACCTGTCCGCACCCGCGGCCGCCTCCGTCGACGTGGTCGTCGTCTCGACGCCGTCGGGCTCGCACGCCGACCTAGTCGTGCCCGCCCTCGAGGCTGCCAAGGACGTCCTGGTCGAGAAGCCGCTCGAGATCACCCTCGATGCGGCCCAGCGGATCATTGACGCCGAGGTGCGCACCGGCCGGGTCGTCGGCGTGGTCTCCCAGCACAGGTTCGACCGCGCCAGCGAGCGGGTCGTCGACGCCGTACGATCCGGCCGCCTCGGCCGTCTCACCTCGGCGATCGCCTCGTGCGCCTGGTGGCGCAGCCAGGCCTACTACGACTCCAGCGGGTGGCGCGGCACTTGGGCGCTCGACGGCGGCGGCGCCGCGATGAACCAGGGCATCCACGTCATCGACCTCATGCTCGCCGTGATGGGGGACCCGGTCGAGGTCTTCGCCCATACCTCTCGGCTGGCTCACGAGCGGATCGAGGTCGAGGACACGGCGGTCGCCACCGTGCGGTTCGCGAGCGGCGCCCTCGGGGCCGTCCACGCGACGACCGCCGCCTACCCGGGGGTCGAGACGAGCCTGCGGATCTTCGGCGACCGGGGTTCCGCCGCGATCATCGACGACGAGCTCGCCTACTTCCACGTCAGGGGCGACGGCGACGCCGAGCGCGTCATGGGCCCCGGGCCCGGCCCGAGCACCAACCAGGCGACCGACGACGACCGCCTCACCCGGGCAGAGCTCGGGCTCGGCCCCTCCCACGGCCACCAGCTCCGCGACATGGTGCGGGTCGTGCGCGCCCGCCGGCACGGTGATCCCCGTGCGGCCCCCCGCGTGGGCACGCGCGAGGGCCACCAGGCCCTCGCCCTGATACTCGCCATGTACGAGTCGGCGAGCACCGGCACGAAGGTTCGTATCCCCGCCGCCCCCTGACGGGGGCCACAAGCGCCCGCCGTTCCACCGTCCCTGTCCACCGCCTCGTGCCATCGTCGACACAGGAGTCCCCCATGCAAGTCACCACGTCCACCACCACCCGCGCCTCGACGGGCGGCAAGCTCACCCTCCGCAACTACCTCGGCTACGCCGCGGGCGACGCCGCCAACGGGCTCTCCTGGTCCATGGCCGGCATGTTCCTGACGCTCTACTACACCAACGTCGTCGGCATCGAGGGCGCCGTCATCGGCACGATGCTCCTCGTCGTCCGCTTCGTCGACGCCTTCACCGACCTGCTCGCCGGCCGGGCCATCGACGCCAAGAAGCCAGGCCGGCTCGGCAAGTTCCGGCCGTTCATCCTGTGGTTCTCCCTGCCCCTGATGCTCACCAACATGGCGATCTACTCGGCAAAGTGGTTCTTCCCGGAGATCTCCGGCACGGCCGCCGTGGTGTACATGTACGTCACCTACCTGCTGATGGCCTCGGTGTTCATGACGCTCGTCAACATCGCCTACGGCGCCATGGCGCCCTCGCTGACCCAGGACCCAGCCGAACGCAGCAAGCTCTCCGCCTTCCGCATGTACGGGGCCGCGATCGCCGTGCTCGTGCTCGCCTTCGTCATCTCCCCGCAGATCAAGGCCTACCTCGAGGACCCGGCGGCCCTCCAGCGGTCGCTGTTCATCACCACTGGCGCGTTCGTCCTCGTGGGAATGGCGCTCTACCTTTTCCTGGTCTTCAACACCAAGGAGAAGGTGCTCCGACCGATGGACACCGTCACGCTGCGGGACAGCCTCCGCACCTTCACCACCAACGGGCCGCTGCGCTGGCTCTCGCTCGGGTCGGTGCTCTACCTCGCCGGCACGACCGCGTTCTCCACGCTGGGCTCCTATATCGCCATCTACGTCCAGCAGGACGCCGGGTACATCGCCTGGAACATCCTCGCCCAGACAGCTGGACTGTTCGCCGTCGGGCCGTTCATCCCGCTGATCGTGCGCACCATCGGCAAGCGCACGGGCTACCTGATCCTCGGTGGCACCACCCTCGTGGCAGCGGCCTTGCTGGCTTTCGGACCGCTCTCGACCGTCCCCGCCCTGGGCCTCGTCGCCTTCTTCGTCGCCGGCATCGGGATCTACGGTGTGAACACCCTCATGTGGGCGCTGGAGGCGGACACCGTCGAGTACGGCGAGTGGCGCACCGGGCTTCGCACGGAGGGCACCACGTACGCCGGCTTCTCGTTCACCCGGAAGATGGGTCAGGCCTTCGGCGGTTTCGTCGGCGGACTGGCACTGACCTGGGCTGGCTTCAGCGCGCAGCAGGCCTCCACCGGCGGCCAGCAGGCCGCAGGTGTGGGTGTCAGCATCCAGCTTTGGGCGGGCCTGATCCTCGGCGCGTTCTCGATCCTCTCCGTCGCCGTGATGTTCTTCTACCCGCTGACGGAGGCCAAGTTCCGCGAGATCACGGCCGAGATCGCCGTGCGGCGGGCTGCAGCCGAACAGTCCTGAGGAGCCGAGGAGCTCGGCGGGGCGGGTCTTCGCCCGCCCCGCCGAGCCCGGCGTTCGATCTTCCCGACACTCCACCGAAAAGAGGACCAGCCCGTGAGTGATCTGTTCAGTCGCTTCCACCACATCTGCATCGTCGTGTCCGACATCGACAGGAGCGTGGCCGCCTACGAGTCCATCGGCATCGGCCCGTGGAACGACATGTCAGCCCTGCCGCCCATCACCGAGTTCACCATCGACGGCGAGGCGGCCGAGCTCGCCGGCGGCTTCCGCTACCGCGAGGCGCACGTCGACGGCGTCGCCATCCGCCTCTGCGAACCGCCCGAGGGTGACTCGCCGCAGCGGCGGTTCCTCGACACGAAGGGGCAGGGCGTGTTCCACGTCGGCTTCGCGGTCGACGACATCGTCGCCGCTGACACCGAGGTGACGCAGGCACTCGGCCTGTCCGCGTACATCAGAGGGCGGCGGTCCGACGGTTCCGGGTGGACCCACTTCGACACCAGTGAGAAGTTCGGCGTCCTCCTCGAGCTGCGACAGAGTCCGGCGGCGAAGTCGGCCGACCTGCAGGACGCCTGACCGGTCTCGCCCGAGCAACCGGCACCACCTCGGGTCCTGCGCGTCCCGAGGTGGTGCCCTCTCCTTTCCGCGGCCAGCGGCCGATCACGTCTGCAGAAAGTCCTCAGATGCCCTCGAAAAAGGTAGCGCCCCGCCGGGTCACGGCCCGCAGCAAGTCCGTGATCGAGTCCGACGGCCTGACGTTCAAGGACCTCAACGCCAACGGCGTACTAGACCCGTACGAGGACTGGCGCCTTCCCACCGAGGAGCGCGTGTCCGACCTCCTGGGCCGCATGACGGTCGCGGAGAAGGTCGGCATCCTGCTGATCACGTCCCACTACATGGGGGCCTCGGGGATCATCGGCGACCCCGACCAGGGACTGCTCAACGCCCACGAGAAGTGGTCCACGGAGAACATCTGGGCCACCGACTCGTCCAGCACCCGGTTCTTCGACCCGCCCGTGCTGGACTATGTCGGCTCGGAGAAGGCCATCCGCGAGCTCTGCCTGCGGTACTTCATCATCCGGGACAACCCGACCTCGTACGACCTGGCAACCTGGGTCAACGCGCTCCAGGAACTCGCCGAGTCCACCCGGCTGGGCATTCCCGTGGTCATGGTCTCCAACCCCCGCAACCACCTCTCCGACACCAAGATTTTCGGCGTGGCGGAGACGGCCGACCAGATGTCGCAGTGGCCCGGCGAGCTCGGCCTGGCCGCCACCCAGGATCCCGACCTCGTCGAGGAGTTCGGACGCCTGTCCGCCGCGCAGTGGCGATCGGCGGGGATCACCAAGGGCTACATGTACATGGCCGACATCGTCACCGACCCTCGCTGGTCCCGGGCAGAGGGCACCTTCGGGGAGAACACCGAGCTCGCCGCACAGATGGTCGCTGCGGTCACACGCGGCTTCCAGGGGCCGCGGCTCGGCGAGCACTCGGTATCGCTGACCACCAAGCACTTCCCCGGCGGCGGGCCGCGCGACCGGGGCCACGACCCACACTTCCACCACGGCCGGTACCAGCCCTACCCCACGCCGGGCAGCCTGTACCGCTACCACCTACCGGTGTTCCAGGCCGCGATCGACGCCGGGACGACGTCCGTCATGCCCTACTACGCAACGACCACCAACGCCAGGTCCGCCCCCCAGCTCCACGGCGACCGGCCGTTCGCGGAGGTCGGCTTCGGGTACGACCGATACCTCCTGACCGACGTGCTGCGCGGCGAGCTCGGCTTCACTGGGTACGTCAACTCGGACACCGGCATCACCACCGGCATGCCGTGGGGCGTGGAGTCGCTGACCAGGCCGGAGCGCTTCGGCCTGGCCATCGAGGCCGGAATCAACGCATTCAGCGGCGACGGCAACCCCGAGCCTCTGCTCGATGCCGTGGCGCAGGGCCTCGTCTCGGACGCCGACCTCGACCGGTGCGCACGATACCTCCTCACGGAGATGTTCGACCTGGGCCTGTTCGAGGACCCCTACGTCGACCCTGACGAGGCGCAGGCACGGGCCGAGGACATGAGCATCGCCGCCCTCGCGGCGCAGGCGCACCGGCGCTCCCTCGTGCTCCTTCGCAACGACAAGGAGCTGCTGCCGTTGACGGCCGACGCGGGTGGCGATGGCCGCGGGACATCGGGTGAGAGGGACCGCGTGACGACCGGAACCCCGGCCGGCCACGCTCCCCGGCTGCCGGCGGCGCGCACGGTCCGGCTCTACGTCGAGGTCTTCACCGGGAAGGACAAGGACGCCGAGAACGCGCGGATCGTCGGGGAGGTGCGCGACGCCCTCGGCACCGATCCCACGATCGAGGTGGTCACCACCCTCGACGATGCCACGCACGTCCTGCTCTGGGTCCGCCCCGCCATGTCACTGCTCGACGACCGCGCAGGTCATGAGCTCTCCATCGTGCTCGACCAGGAGACCGGGATCGACGCCTACCGGGTCGTCGAGATCGAGAACGCTGTGCCGACCATCCTCGCCGTCAACTTCACCAACCCCTGGCTGCTCGACCGGGTCGCACCGGCCGCCGATGCGGTGATCGGGACCTTCGGGACGTCGACCGCGGCGATGATCGACCTCGTCCGTGGCCTGGTCAC
This window of the Georgenia yuyongxinii genome carries:
- a CDS encoding LysR family transcriptional regulator, with translation MELRHLRYFVTVVEERSFTRAAQRLLMTQPPLSTAVAQLEKEVGVPLLLRHARGIEPTDAGSHLAREARRLLSELDDAVGGARELGSGRSGRLTIATVAAATWKLLPEVLTAFAHRFPGVDIEVEDAQADDVIERVRHGRASVGIVYCASTDELRTTAAAGLQVARIHQEPLAAVLPRDHPAARGGVVDLRELGGDRWVVAAAQSSFGGLDLLVYQAWEGAGISPAWQRTSATAALTLVSAASFVTLLPWQAASTAGDGVHVAPTLQRVPPLEAAAVWQGPTPSPGVRMFLTELRATRWASPTG
- a CDS encoding MBL fold metallo-hydrolase; translation: MSTDSVTWHGASGVEIDVNGKRVMVDPYMLPANVRAPHYICVTHNDHDHFDEPTIMGLTEQPGFERLILTRSCVEIDRLDSPAPGLSRNLSFVRDDQVTVMYPKYVRTPGDRHTGPTELELDEFRIEGIDSSERPEHYRLDPLSPPRWPEIAGPYVGHAEFPNLGYLITARSVGLTFYHPGDLHELFNAHRDLRGTVDVLFFPVPKFTGMEIAVVDMLRPRVVIPIHHRPDEPDFPIPLEVPEGFDPFPSDFEEFRDAKQVIMHGHWYGGDDRPLERMEELRPRFEALGASIEILRAGKPRPIASIGALHAS
- a CDS encoding AAA family ATPase; protein product: MDGPARRRLGRGLAPSAAAAAVLAEDLGIGCDNTAKWLYEHARGRAAFRPGQLLIVDEATLAGTRALDRLTALAHAAGAKVLLVGDWARLQSVDAGGAFALLVHARGDDVPELSEVHTASPTTGRSAPRWRCAEARSTSSAPTPPTTGCARAPPPR
- a CDS encoding VOC family protein, with amino-acid sequence MSDLFSRFHHICIVVSDIDRSVAAYESIGIGPWNDMSALPPITEFTIDGEAAELAGGFRYREAHVDGVAIRLCEPPEGDSPQRRFLDTKGQGVFHVGFAVDDIVAADTEVTQALGLSAYIRGRRSDGSGWTHFDTSEKFGVLLELRQSPAAKSADLQDA
- a CDS encoding glycoside-pentoside-hexuronide (GPH):cation symporter, which produces MQVTTSTTTRASTGGKLTLRNYLGYAAGDAANGLSWSMAGMFLTLYYTNVVGIEGAVIGTMLLVVRFVDAFTDLLAGRAIDAKKPGRLGKFRPFILWFSLPLMLTNMAIYSAKWFFPEISGTAAVVYMYVTYLLMASVFMTLVNIAYGAMAPSLTQDPAERSKLSAFRMYGAAIAVLVLAFVISPQIKAYLEDPAALQRSLFITTGAFVLVGMALYLFLVFNTKEKVLRPMDTVTLRDSLRTFTTNGPLRWLSLGSVLYLAGTTAFSTLGSYIAIYVQQDAGYIAWNILAQTAGLFAVGPFIPLIVRTIGKRTGYLILGGTTLVAAALLAFGPLSTVPALGLVAFFVAGIGIYGVNTLMWALEADTVEYGEWRTGLRTEGTTYAGFSFTRKMGQAFGGFVGGLALTWAGFSAQQASTGGQQAAGVGVSIQLWAGLILGAFSILSVAVMFFYPLTEAKFREITAEIAVRRAAAEQS
- a CDS encoding glycoside hydrolase family 3 protein — its product is MPSKKVAPRRVTARSKSVIESDGLTFKDLNANGVLDPYEDWRLPTEERVSDLLGRMTVAEKVGILLITSHYMGASGIIGDPDQGLLNAHEKWSTENIWATDSSSTRFFDPPVLDYVGSEKAIRELCLRYFIIRDNPTSYDLATWVNALQELAESTRLGIPVVMVSNPRNHLSDTKIFGVAETADQMSQWPGELGLAATQDPDLVEEFGRLSAAQWRSAGITKGYMYMADIVTDPRWSRAEGTFGENTELAAQMVAAVTRGFQGPRLGEHSVSLTTKHFPGGGPRDRGHDPHFHHGRYQPYPTPGSLYRYHLPVFQAAIDAGTTSVMPYYATTTNARSAPQLHGDRPFAEVGFGYDRYLLTDVLRGELGFTGYVNSDTGITTGMPWGVESLTRPERFGLAIEAGINAFSGDGNPEPLLDAVAQGLVSDADLDRCARYLLTEMFDLGLFEDPYVDPDEAQARAEDMSIAALAAQAHRRSLVLLRNDKELLPLTADAGGDGRGTSGERDRVTTGTPAGHAPRLPAARTVRLYVEVFTGKDKDAENARIVGEVRDALGTDPTIEVVTTLDDATHVLLWVRPAMSLLDDRAGHELSIVLDQETGIDAYRVVEIENAVPTILAVNFTNPWLLDRVAPAADAVIGTFGTSTAAMIDLVRGLVTPTGKLPYAIPASEEAVRAKASDIPGAAEPEGYAYVDHAGGEYRFGYGLEDF
- a CDS encoding relaxase domain-containing protein, which encodes MTVSMRVMSAGDGYAYLLRSVVTGDGRASQTSALTRYYTEAGTPPGTWMSSGVSQFGDGELEAWMTVTPEQLQALLGRGCDPLTGARLGRPYQRSASVAERIAARVAGIDRTLPAAEYDAEVARIKAEESERDRGPRLPGST
- a CDS encoding Gfo/Idh/MocA family protein, with product MPAEQLTSVPADLAPSDGVTAPVGFALVGAGTIARVTADAISRLDGAELRLVVDRSAASAAALADEYGAQWSDDVPGYLSAPAAASVDVVVVSTPSGSHADLVVPALEAAKDVLVEKPLEITLDAAQRIIDAEVRTGRVVGVVSQHRFDRASERVVDAVRSGRLGRLTSAIASCAWWRSQAYYDSSGWRGTWALDGGGAAMNQGIHVIDLMLAVMGDPVEVFAHTSRLAHERIEVEDTAVATVRFASGALGAVHATTAAYPGVETSLRIFGDRGSAAIIDDELAYFHVRGDGDAERVMGPGPGPSTNQATDDDRLTRAELGLGPSHGHQLRDMVRVVRARRHGDPRAAPRVGTREGHQALALILAMYESASTGTKVRIPAAP
- a CDS encoding MBL fold metallo-hydrolase, yielding MTTDNLGDVSVTWWGASAVAIEFDSYRAIIDPVLVPDAGDCFDYVLVTREDHDHCHEPTLRRIVAGDRFTRMLAASGCAQASRLDVPSLGDGDLGFVEPAALTLMHPKYTRRGGAAASGAVVEVSLPGFRVEATESNEHDSLTLLGSRAWGKRYLPADGTPWPAGRGPLAPFGALPPLGFVVTAENGFSVWHPGDLQIGYDALYRLAGRVDLMLWPLNPMLGAELPVMEIVRPRMVLPIHYRPASQSPPAVAEGLRFTDPFSGRPHDGAGMAAYREEIRSLIAHGWSASPRDAEQRIDDLRPAIHDLGAELLTPLPGEPVRLQTRTIEPAMGAAR